One stretch of Miscanthus floridulus cultivar M001 chromosome 18, ASM1932011v1, whole genome shotgun sequence DNA includes these proteins:
- the LOC136523951 gene encoding aspartyl protease family protein At5g10770-like, with the protein MFAVSSPQSGRVSVPLAHRYGPCAPLQTKDELSLAQRLHRDRVRTKYITRRMSRSNRPQSSDASTVSVPTRLGSSYDSQQYLVTVGLGTPAVPQTLVLTTESDLSWVQCKPCNSSNCYPQKLPPFDPSRSSTYTTIPCDSQECRDLAAGLGGNGCTSNWECGFYIHYGSGANTTGVYSSDALTLGPGAVVENFHFGCGHDQEGPFGNEGKYDGVLALGRLPESLVGQTSAEHGGAFSLCLPPTGDSTGFLAFGAPENTSDFVFTPLLTMDDQPWFYQLMLTGISVGGQQLDIPAAVFREGMILASSTTITALQDTAYAALRTAFRSAMAEYPLAPPTAQLDTCYNLTGYDNVTVPTVSLTFRGGATVDLDASSGLLLDGCLAFWNTDGDEYTGLIGSLNQRTIEVLYDLPGSRVGFRTGAC; encoded by the coding sequence ATGTTTGCAGTGTCGTCTCCACAGTCAGGGCGTGTGTCCGTGCCACTGGCGCATCGGTACGGGCCGTGCGCGCCATTGCAGACCAAAGACGAGTTGTCTCTCGCGCAACGGCTTCACCGAGATCGTGTGCGCACCAAGTACATTACAAGGAGAATGTCCAGGAGCAACAGACCGCAGAGCAGTGACGCTTCAACTGTGAGCGTCCCGACACGGCTGGGCTCGTCCTATGACTCGCAGCAGTACCTTGTCACCGTGGGCTTGGGCACGCCAGCAGTCCCGCAGACCCTTGTACTGACCACCGAAAGCGACCTGTCGTGGGTGCAGTGCAAGCCGTGCAACTCCAGCAACTGCTACCCCCAGAAGCTCCCTCCATTTGATCCGAGCAGGTCTTCTACTTACACCACTATCCCctgtgactcacaggagtgcagGGACCTGGCTGCTGGCCTCGGTGGCAATGGCTGCACCAGCAACTGGGAATGCGGGTTCTATATCCACTATGGCAGCGGCGCCAACACGACCGGTGTGTACAGCAGCGACGCGCTGACACTTGGTCCGGGAGCCGTCGTCGAGAACTTCCACTTCGGCTGCGGTCACGACCAAGAAGGTCCTTTCGGCAACGAAGGCAAGTATGACGGCGTGCTCGCCCTGGGCCGCCTGCCGGAGTCCCTTGTGGGGCAGACGTCAGCGGAGCACGGTGGTGCCTTCTCGCTCTGCCTCCCGCCGACGGGGGACTCCACGGGGTTCCTGGCCTTCGGGGCGCCGGAGAACACATCCGACTTCGTCTTCACGCCGCTGCTCACCATGGACGACCAGCCGTGGTTCTACCAGCTGATGCTCACCGGCATCAGCGTCGGCGGGCAGCAGCTGGACATACCAGCCGCGGTGTTCCGGGAGGGAATGATCTTGGCTTCGAGCACGACCATCACGGCGCTTCAGGACACGGCCTACGCGGCACTGAGGACCGCGTTCCGGAGCGCCATGGCGGAGTACCCTCTCGCGCCGCCGACCGCCCAGCTCGACACCTGCTACAACCTCACGGGGTACGACAACGTCACGGTGCCCACCGTGTCGCTGACGTTCCGGGGTGGGGCCACCGTCGACCTCGATGCCTCGTCCGGGCTCCTGCTCGATGGTTGCCTCGCGTTCTGGAACACGGATGGAGACGAATACACTGGCCTCATCGGCAGCCTGAACCAGCGAACCATCGAGGTGCTCTACGACCTGCCAGGATCACGGGTTGGCTTCCGCACCGGCGCTTGTTGA
- the LOC136522428 gene encoding peroxidase 1-like has protein sequence MGRSMTIQYCEVLLLPVALLVLAGSSPVVAQLELGYYSKTCPNVEAIVRKEMEKIISAAPSLAGPLLRLHFHDCFVRGCDASVLLNSTAANLAERDAIPNRSLRGFGSVERVKAKLEAACPNTVSCADVLTLMARDAVVLTKGPFWPVALGRRDGRVSSANEAADQLPPAYGDIPLLTKIFASKGLDTKDLVVLSGGHTLGTAHCRSYAGRLYNFSSAYSSDPSLDSEYADRLRTRCSSVDDKTTLTEMDPGSYKTFDTSYFRHVAKRRGLLQSDAALLTDAASRDYVQRIATGKFDDVFFKEFSESMIKMGNVGVITGADGEIRKKCYIVN, from the exons ATGGGTCGATCCATGACGATTCAGTATTGTGAAGTTCTGTTACTGCCCGTGGCCCTCCTGGTCCTCGCAGGTAGCTCACCGGTGGTGGCTCAGCTGGAGCTCGGCTACTACAGCAAGACATGCCCGAACGTCGAGGCGATCGTccgcaaggagatggagaagatcaTCTCGGCTGCACCCAGCCTTGCTGGCCCGCTCCTCAGGCTTCATTTCCATGACTGCTTCGTCAGG GGTTGTGACGCGTCTGTGCTGCTCAACTCCACTGCGGCCAACCTGGCAGAGAGGGACGCCATTCCGAACAGGAGCCTGCGAGGCTTTGGTTCCGTAGAGAGAGTGAAGGCCAAGCTGGAAGCTGCCTGCCCCAACACGGTTTCCTGCGCCGACGTCCTCACCCTCATGGCCCGCGACGCCGTTGTGCTGACCAAGGGCCCCTTCTGGCCGGTGGCGCTCGGGAGGCGAGACGGTAGGGTGTCCAGTGCAAATGAGGCGGCCGACCAGCTGCCTCCGGCATACGGAGACATACCACTGCTCACCAAAATTTTTGCCTCCAAAGGTCTCGATACCAAGGACCTAGTTGTCCTCTCCGGCGGCCACACCCTCGGCACGGCGCACTGCCGGTCTTACGCCGGCCGGCTCTACAACTTCAGCAGCGCTTACAGTTCAGACCCATCCCTCGACAGCGAGTACGCCGACCGGCTCAGGACGCGCTGCAGCAGCGTCGACGACAAGACCACGCTTACCGAGATGGACCCCGGCAGCTACAAGACCTTCGACACGAGCTACTTCCGCCACGTCGCCAAGCGGAGGGGGCTCTTACAGTCCGACGCCGCGCTCCTCACTGACGCCGCAAGTAGGGACTACGTCCAGCGCATCGCCACCGGCAAGTTTGACGACGTGTTCTTTAAGGAATTTAGCGAGTCCATGATCAAGATGGGCAACGTCGGCGTGATCACCGGTGCTGACGGGGAAATCAGGAAGAAATGCTACATCGTCAACTAA